In Phycisphaeraceae bacterium, the genomic stretch TGTTGTGCTGAGTTGGCGGATTTGCCGACCGTTGGTTTTTCGTCGGGGTTTGCGAAGCCGTTTTGTTTGGAGCCTTCGGGCCAGCGGTTGATGACGCGCGATTCCGCTATGGCGGTTCTTCGGTGACTGAGGCCGGGTATTGCAGAGCAAAAGCGTGCGTCATATCACGCGTGCGCCGGGAAAGTCGGGGATGTGTGAATCCATGGCTCGCCGATCGGGAGTGTGATCAGAACGTGAACGGCAGCTTGGACTCGGGTGTGGGTTTGCCGAAGAATGTTGACCTGAGCCCGCCGCCGCTTCCATCGACGCGGATGAAGTTGGTTGACTCGGCGTTGAAATGGGGGATCAGCCAGGGCCAGCCCCAGAAGGGGTTGTTGACATCACTGGTCGGCCCGCCGTGCGACCACAGGTCCGCCAGCTGAGGCCCGCCCTGCACGCCGACGTGGTCGATCCGCTGGGAGTATTCGAAGAGGAAGCCCTGATCGGGCCGGTCGGCTTCTTGCTTGGGGTAGTACCAGTATTGGTTGAATCCGCCGACGTTTTGGAACCGGTAGCGGCTCATGTTGTGGCCGATGGAATAGGAGCGTGGCATCACCCACGGGCCGGACTTTGCCGAGCTGGGCACACCCGTTGGGAGCGGCGGCTGCCAGTGCGGCGCGTCGAACTCGACGATACCGTCTTTGATGTTTTGTTTATATCGATTCCAACCCGAGTAAAACGGCGATTGGGAGAGCAGGTAATACGGAGGGCCGCTGCCGTAGCTGACCGCGGAGGGACACGCAAAAATCGAACGCGGGCGGATCCGCGTGTTGGCCCACGTCGCGTTCCATGCGTTGAGGTTGTGATAACTCTGCGGTCCGATCAGGCTGCCATAGGAATCGAGGTATCCTGCGTCGGAGAGAAATTTAAACGACATGTCGTTGGTATGTGTCGTGGGGGAGGCGTAGCGGCTGATGGCCCAGGGCAGCATGCAACGAAAGTCCTGCTGATAAGGCATCATCAGCGTCGAGGTCTGACGCATGCGGGAGAGGCAGATGACGTTTCGCGCGGCCTCGCGAGCCTGCGCCAGCGCGGGAAGCAGTAATGCGATGAGGAGCGCAATGATGGCGATGACCACGAGTAGTTCGACCAGTGTGAACGCGTGGGAAAGCCTGCGTGATGCAGAAGAAGGGTTGTGCATGACAGGCTCCATTACTGATAGGAAAGCCGATAGGAGAAATTATTCTGCCGATCCGGGTGTCGCGTGGCGTGGCGGTGAGTGGTTATCTCCCGGGAGGGCGTCCTGGGAAGCATCCTGGGAAGCATCCTGGGATGGCATCCTGGGAGGGCGTCTTGGGAGGGCGAGACTCTGTCGAGCCGTCTGCGTGTTTGGAACCCACGAATCAGACTCGGCAGGAGCCTCGCACTCCCGGACTGGAACACGCAGGAGCCTCGTACTCCCGTACTGGAACACGCAGGAGCCTCGTACTCCCGTACTAGAACACGCTGGAGCCTCGTACTCCCACACCGAAACACGCTGAAACCTCGCGCTACGACTGTTCGTCATGTTTCTTTGCACTCAGAGATTGCTGACGTGCCTTCCTGGAAGCAGCTTTCATTCCGTTGGGTTTACGCATCAGAAGACCACCCACCGCGTCCGCAATCAAATATGCCATCACGTTTGCTCCTTATTTTCCTAACCTTTCTTGCCCTCGGCACTCCCGATGACGATTGGCTGCTGGCTAACCGTGGTCTCGTTTTGATAAGTCGGCCAGCGTAATTAGAAAAAATCAGCAAGACGTTAAATCGAAAACGTAGGTAAAAAACCTTATTTGAAGCCGCTCGCTACGTCAACTAGAGGTTAGCCTACCATTCCGTTTTACGAGTGACAATAGTAGCTGGTAGGAAATTTGACTCTGCCGATCCGGGTGTCGCGTATGGTGCGGTGATTGGTTACCTCCTGGGAGAGCATCCTGGGAAACATCTTGGGGTGACATCTTGGGAGGGCGTGCTGTGAGGGCGTTTTGGGAGGGCGAGACTCTGTCGAGCCTTCTTGATTCTGCCGGACCTAGCGTTGTGTGGGATGGCGGAGAGTGGTTACCTCCCGGGAGGGCATCCTGTGAGGGCGTTTTGGGAGGGCGAGACTCTGTCGAGCCGCCCGCGTGTTTGGAACCCACGAATCAGTCTCGGCAAGAGCCTCGTACTCCCGGACTGGAACACGCTGGAGCCTCGTACTCCCGGAATGGAACACGCTGGAGCCTCGTACTCCCGGGCTGGAACAAACTGAAGCCCTCGCCTGCTACCACCGCAATATGACGCAATTATCCCAACGCCACGGCGTACAACTCCAAAAGTCAAGTCAGCACATCACAGGGTCTACTAAGCGCCACGATTTGTTGCGTTTTTCGGCATTATTCACGTTCTTTTGCAAAAATCGAAAAAATACTCGACATCGCCAAATGGTGTGGTATGGTGGCGTTGTCAGTAAAATACTCGACATCGCCAAATGACGTGGTATAGTGGCTTTGTCAGTAGATCGCTACGGAGCGTTATCGGAGTCTATTAGAAACGATTTACTTGCTCATTTCAGGAAGAAACCTTCGTAAGACGTGTTCACGGTTAGCTCGATTTCTTAGGGAGAAACATGATGCAGATGACTTCACCCGGTGTCGTTTTACCGGCTTTGGCGCTAGGCT encodes the following:
- a CDS encoding prepilin-type N-terminal cleavage/methylation domain-containing protein; the encoded protein is MHNPSSASRRLSHAFTLVELLVVIAIIALLIALLLPALAQAREAARNVICLSRMRQTSTLMMPYQQDFRCMLPWAISRYASPTTHTNDMSFKFLSDAGYLDSYGSLIGPQSYHNLNAWNATWANTRIRPRSIFACPSAVSYGSGPPYYLLSQSPFYSGWNRYKQNIKDGIVEFDAPHWQPPLPTGVPSSAKSGPWVMPRSYSIGHNMSRYRFQNVGGFNQYWYYPKQEADRPDQGFLFEYSQRIDHVGVQGGPQLADLWSHGGPTSDVNNPFWGWPWLIPHFNAESTNFIRVDGSGGGLRSTFFGKPTPESKLPFTF